Proteins co-encoded in one uncultured Draconibacterium sp. genomic window:
- the miaA gene encoding tRNA (adenosine(37)-N6)-dimethylallyltransferase MiaA yields MTKTLVVITGPTGIGKTEVSIKVAQHFNAEIVSADSRQIFKELCIGTAVPSAEELTAVPHHFIQSHSVEENYNASRYEMEALKLIDKLFQQKDVLLLVGGSMLYIDAICKGIDIMPDADPEVRATLKKQLEVEGLESLRLQLKTLDPEYYKKVDLKNPNRIIHALEISIQTGKPYSSFRSDTPKERPFKILKIALNCDRQVLHNRINLRVDKMMKAGLEKEARSVYHKKHLNSLNTVGYQELFAYFNGEISREKAIELIKRNSRRYARKQITWFRRDESVEWFKPTDSEEIIAWINTQIN; encoded by the coding sequence ATGACAAAAACGCTTGTTGTAATTACCGGCCCAACCGGAATTGGGAAAACTGAAGTAAGCATAAAAGTTGCCCAACATTTTAATGCTGAAATTGTTTCGGCCGACTCCCGTCAAATTTTTAAAGAACTCTGTATCGGCACTGCAGTTCCGTCGGCAGAAGAGCTAACTGCGGTACCCCATCATTTTATCCAAAGCCATTCGGTTGAAGAAAATTACAATGCCAGCCGCTACGAAATGGAGGCACTGAAACTGATAGACAAGCTTTTTCAACAGAAGGACGTTCTATTACTGGTAGGCGGCTCTATGTTATATATTGATGCCATTTGTAAAGGCATTGATATTATGCCCGATGCTGATCCCGAAGTTCGAGCTACTCTGAAAAAGCAACTGGAAGTAGAAGGATTAGAAAGTTTGCGACTACAGTTAAAAACACTCGATCCGGAATACTATAAAAAAGTAGATCTGAAAAATCCGAACCGAATTATCCACGCCCTGGAGATTAGTATTCAAACCGGAAAGCCTTACTCATCATTCCGTTCCGACACGCCAAAGGAACGCCCTTTTAAAATACTGAAAATCGCCCTGAACTGCGATAGACAAGTGCTTCACAACCGCATTAATTTACGGGTAGACAAAATGATGAAAGCAGGGTTGGAAAAAGAAGCCCGGAGTGTATACCACAAAAAGCATTTGAACTCGCTAAATACAGTAGGTTACCAGGAATTGTTCGCTTATTTTAACGGAGAGATATCGCGCGAAAAAGCCATTGAGCTGATTAAACGAAACTCGCGGCGTTATGCGCGCAAGCAAATTACCTGGTTTCGCCGCGACGAAAGCGTAGAATGGTTTAAACCTACCGATTCTGAAGAAATAATCGCGTGGATAAATACACAAATCAATTAA
- the ruvX gene encoding Holliday junction resolvase RuvX: MARILAIDYGKKRIGLAVTDPGHIIANRLTTVPTHTIWDFLKDYFEKEKVETVVVGYPKQMNNQASESVRFINPFLKKFQLKYPEMNLEIYDERFTSKMAFQTMIDGGLKKQKRQDKALIDAISATIILQNYLEQKRNSLR, translated from the coding sequence ATGGCCCGGATATTAGCAATAGATTACGGAAAAAAACGAATAGGATTGGCAGTTACCGATCCGGGGCATATTATTGCCAATCGTTTAACAACAGTTCCAACGCATACCATTTGGGATTTTTTGAAAGATTATTTCGAAAAAGAAAAGGTGGAAACAGTAGTTGTGGGATATCCCAAACAAATGAACAACCAGGCATCCGAGTCTGTTAGATTTATCAATCCGTTTTTGAAAAAGTTTCAGCTGAAGTATCCGGAAATGAATTTGGAGATTTACGACGAACGTTTTACATCGAAAATGGCGTTTCAAACCATGATTGACGGAGGACTGAAAAAACAAAAACGGCAAGACAAAGCATTGATTGATGCCATAAGTGCAACCATTATTTTACAGAATTATTTAGAACAGAAACGCAACTCATTACGATAA
- a CDS encoding response regulator transcription factor → MSEQKINIVVTDDHKLFRKGMVGLLGDFDIVEDIYEAGNGVELLELLGKLDKRPDLVLLDINMPEMDGVEVTGHLRRDYPGIRILILSMEEAPQLVAHLISEGVNGYLLKNAEPDELELAIKKVIKNDFYFSGSLSGVVLQGLKKNTSKDSSLQLTLTKREQEVLKLICEELTATEIGEKLGLSARTIEGHKYNLLDKTDTKNIAGLVIFAIKNNIYKI, encoded by the coding sequence ATGAGTGAGCAAAAAATAAATATTGTAGTTACTGACGACCATAAGCTTTTCAGAAAAGGTATGGTTGGCTTGTTAGGCGATTTTGATATTGTTGAGGATATTTATGAAGCCGGTAATGGAGTTGAGTTATTAGAGTTGCTAGGCAAGTTGGATAAAAGACCAGACTTGGTTTTGCTCGATATTAATATGCCTGAAATGGATGGCGTTGAAGTAACAGGGCATCTACGAAGAGATTATCCGGGAATTCGAATTTTAATACTTAGTATGGAAGAAGCTCCGCAGTTGGTTGCTCATCTGATAAGCGAAGGGGTAAACGGTTACTTATTAAAAAATGCCGAGCCTGATGAGTTGGAACTGGCCATAAAAAAAGTAATAAAAAACGATTTTTATTTTTCGGGTAGTTTATCGGGAGTAGTTTTGCAGGGATTAAAGAAAAATACCTCGAAAGATTCTAGTTTACAACTAACACTTACAAAACGTGAGCAAGAGGTTTTGAAGCTAATTTGCGAAGAGCTAACAGCCACCGAAATTGGTGAAAAACTTGGGCTTAGCGCACGTACCATAGAAGGCCACAAGTATAACCTGCTCGATAAAACTGATACAAAAAATATAGCAGGCCTTGTAATTTTTGCCATTAAAAATAATATCTATAAAATATGA
- the mnmD gene encoding tRNA (5-methylaminomethyl-2-thiouridine)(34)-methyltransferase MnmD, translated as MQRQIINTEDGSKTLFIPEMNEQYHSVNGALTESEYVYLDKGYRHNQSTEPVILEIGFGTGLNALLTALEAENKKRKTTYISIEKYPIEPTEIEQLNYGSLISKQAEELFSALHNSKWNQKTNISSHFDLLKLETDLTQFSFDTMPTVDVIYFDAFGPDKQPEMWNEEIFRKLFSISNTNANLVTYSAKGEIRRRMERSGYISERLPGPPGKRQMLRATHP; from the coding sequence ATGCAAAGACAAATTATAAATACCGAAGACGGATCAAAAACGCTGTTTATTCCTGAGATGAACGAACAATACCATTCGGTAAACGGTGCACTAACCGAATCGGAATATGTGTATCTCGACAAAGGTTATCGGCACAATCAATCGACAGAGCCGGTAATTCTTGAAATTGGTTTTGGAACAGGATTGAATGCCCTGTTAACGGCCCTTGAAGCAGAAAATAAAAAGCGAAAAACCACTTATATTTCTATAGAAAAATACCCAATTGAACCGACGGAAATAGAGCAGCTCAACTATGGAAGTTTAATTTCGAAACAAGCGGAAGAGCTTTTTTCAGCGCTACACAATTCTAAGTGGAACCAAAAAACGAACATTTCATCGCATTTCGATTTATTAAAATTGGAAACCGATCTCACACAGTTTTCTTTTGATACTATGCCAACAGTCGATGTAATTTACTTTGATGCATTTGGCCCCGATAAACAACCAGAAATGTGGAATGAAGAGATCTTCAGAAAACTATTTAGCATTAGCAACACAAATGCCAACCTTGTTACCTATAGCGCCAAGGGAGAAATTCGACGCCGAATGGAAAGATCGGGCTATATTTCGGAGCGACTTCCCGGTCCTCCGGGTAAAAGACAAATGCTTCGGGCAACACACCCATAA
- a CDS encoding ComEC/Rec2 family competence protein — MENIFKNIPFLRIAIAFATGIFLDSIFEVTTTVLIYVAIIFCGILILLHKRFNFYLAPLFGGTTFILLVLFGAITYHQYNHLPLPETKGLMAATVLETPQEKTNSYKSLLLIHSVKTEDTVIGTREKVLVYFEKGEDIKRLKPGNQIIFEQSPQIIKNRRNPYEFDYQKYLEKKHIFRQVYLKTGNWHLTGYRNNTLLLRAETIRDKLLKIYRDQEIGAQETEILSALTLGYKRELDRETKRIFSSAGAMHVLAVSGLHVGILFFAFTFCFGFLQKQKIGRFIYVVLSISLLWCYAFITGLSPSVLRACTMFSLIIIAGNINRRANIYNTLAASAFLLLLVNPNNLFEVGFQLSYMAVFGIVYLQPRIAGLWQVKNKVALFFWNLICVSIAAQIATFPLSAYYFNQFPTYFLLSNIVVIPAAMLLIPLGLGLLAFSKIPLLATSIAFVVKWIIKSVYFLLSAFESFPHSTPDVVLHLPELLFVLGILFSIFLFLNSHRAVFLKSALSFAVVLATFILFSAYKQINQHEIIVLNSQEQVTCLIYANKMYVISADTLSVDDYNYSAVQDIKRQKRIKNAIFLTSDSTFNDDLLFLNKGLAVFEGEKVLLEQKRKPVTNTISPDIIISTKTSLPAEFISENCCVITYYSNRKKSTSQTKHHILSVQGAFTTTW; from the coding sequence TTGGAAAATATATTTAAAAATATACCTTTCTTACGAATAGCAATTGCTTTTGCTACTGGTATTTTCCTTGATTCAATATTTGAAGTAACCACCACAGTCCTGATCTATGTGGCTATTATCTTTTGTGGGATCTTAATTCTCCTCCACAAGCGCTTCAACTTTTATCTCGCTCCGCTTTTTGGAGGAACAACTTTTATTCTACTCGTTTTATTCGGAGCGATCACTTACCATCAATACAACCATCTACCTCTTCCCGAAACAAAAGGATTAATGGCTGCCACGGTGCTTGAAACGCCTCAGGAAAAAACCAATTCATACAAAAGCCTGCTTCTTATACATTCGGTAAAAACAGAAGATACAGTGATTGGTACGCGAGAAAAAGTGCTGGTTTATTTTGAAAAAGGCGAAGACATAAAACGGTTAAAGCCAGGCAATCAGATTATTTTTGAGCAGTCGCCCCAAATAATTAAGAACCGCAGAAATCCTTACGAATTTGATTACCAAAAATACCTCGAAAAGAAACACATCTTTAGGCAGGTTTATTTAAAAACCGGGAACTGGCATTTAACCGGATATCGCAACAACACTCTGCTTTTACGGGCCGAAACAATTCGCGACAAACTGCTAAAAATATATCGCGACCAGGAAATCGGGGCACAAGAAACGGAGATTCTTTCAGCGCTTACACTCGGCTACAAGCGCGAACTCGACCGCGAAACAAAAAGGATATTTTCATCAGCCGGAGCTATGCATGTGCTGGCTGTTTCGGGATTACATGTCGGGATACTCTTCTTTGCTTTTACATTCTGTTTTGGTTTTCTGCAGAAACAAAAAATTGGCCGGTTCATTTACGTGGTGCTTTCCATTAGTTTGTTGTGGTGTTATGCATTTATTACCGGTCTTTCGCCTTCAGTCTTACGAGCCTGCACGATGTTTAGCCTGATTATCATTGCCGGAAACATCAACCGCAGAGCAAATATTTACAACACGCTCGCGGCTTCAGCTTTTCTGCTTTTATTGGTGAATCCCAACAACCTCTTCGAGGTGGGTTTTCAACTCTCGTATATGGCTGTTTTTGGTATTGTTTATCTACAACCACGAATTGCCGGATTATGGCAGGTAAAAAACAAGGTGGCTTTGTTTTTCTGGAATTTAATATGCGTTTCAATTGCTGCTCAAATAGCTACCTTCCCGCTTTCGGCTTATTATTTTAATCAATTCCCCACCTATTTTTTGCTGAGCAACATAGTAGTAATTCCTGCCGCCATGCTCCTTATTCCCCTCGGACTGGGCTTATTAGCCTTTTCAAAAATACCGCTGCTGGCGACTTCAATCGCTTTCGTTGTAAAATGGATTATAAAAAGCGTATACTTTTTACTTTCCGCTTTTGAATCATTTCCCCACTCAACACCCGATGTTGTGCTTCACTTACCCGAACTGCTTTTCGTGTTGGGCATACTGTTTTCCATCTTCCTTTTTCTGAATTCACACCGAGCTGTTTTTCTAAAGTCGGCACTTTCGTTTGCAGTGGTCCTTGCTACATTTATTCTGTTTTCAGCTTACAAACAAATCAACCAGCACGAAATAATTGTGCTAAACTCACAAGAACAGGTAACTTGCCTTATTTATGCGAACAAAATGTATGTCATTTCAGCAGACACACTTTCGGTTGACGATTACAATTATAGCGCAGTGCAAGATATAAAACGACAGAAACGAATAAAAAATGCTATTTTCCTAACTTCCGATTCAACATTCAACGATGATTTGCTATTTCTCAACAAAGGACTAGCCGTATTCGAAGGGGAAAAAGTTCTACTGGAACAAAAGCGAAAACCAGTAACAAACACCATTTCGCCCGACATAATCATAAGTACCAAAACTTCTTTACCCGCCGAATTCATTTCAGAAAATTGTTGTGTTATTACATACTATTCCAACCGTAAAAAGTCCACTTCTCAAACAAAACATCACATTCTCTCTGTACAAGGAGCATTTACGACCACATGGTAG
- the trkA gene encoding Trk system potassium transporter TrkA, whose translation MKVVIAGAGEVGTHLARMLTNENHDITLLDDSPEKLANISSEVDLMTIAGSAHSFQDLKSTDLAKSDLFIAVTPFEERNVLACSMASYLGVNRTIARINNSEYLQERYREKLNNLGINELIYPESLAAKEIIASVKQTATRQLIEFSGGKLIMMGIKVRENAPILNKTFEELSQENPHLLVVAINRDNETIIPNGHDFIKNGDIVFFVTTPAEQNNVYELTGKTLFEVKNIMFLGGSRIAQKAIEKLGENYRIKVIEGDRKKCEKIADKYENVLVINGDGRNLNLLREEGIEKMDAFVATTGNSETNILGCHLAKTFGVRRTVAEVENLAYMNLADNMDIGSIFNKKLIAAGYIYRFTLNAEISKVKCLTASDAEVFEFIAKPGAKITQKSIKDLDFPDEAKIGGVIRGNMGYIAHGYTQIQEGDKVVVFTLPSGIKKLEKFFK comes from the coding sequence ATGAAAGTTGTTATAGCAGGTGCCGGCGAAGTAGGAACACATTTGGCGAGAATGTTAACCAATGAAAATCACGACATTACCTTACTGGATGATTCTCCTGAAAAACTGGCAAATATCAGTAGTGAAGTAGACCTGATGACAATTGCAGGTTCTGCACATTCATTTCAGGATTTAAAAAGCACAGACCTGGCAAAATCCGATTTGTTTATTGCTGTTACTCCTTTTGAAGAACGTAACGTGTTAGCCTGCTCAATGGCGTCGTACCTTGGGGTTAACCGTACAATTGCACGAATAAACAACTCTGAGTATCTTCAGGAAAGATACCGCGAGAAGCTCAATAACCTGGGGATAAACGAATTGATATACCCAGAGAGTCTTGCAGCAAAAGAAATTATTGCATCGGTAAAACAAACGGCAACGCGTCAGTTAATCGAGTTTTCGGGCGGGAAACTGATTATGATGGGAATTAAAGTGCGCGAAAATGCTCCGATTCTGAATAAAACGTTTGAAGAACTATCGCAGGAAAACCCACATTTGTTGGTAGTGGCAATTAATCGCGACAATGAAACGATCATTCCGAATGGTCACGATTTTATTAAAAACGGTGACATCGTATTTTTTGTAACCACCCCGGCCGAGCAAAATAATGTTTATGAATTAACCGGAAAAACACTTTTCGAGGTTAAAAACATTATGTTTTTGGGAGGTAGTCGAATTGCCCAGAAAGCCATTGAAAAGCTAGGCGAAAATTACCGAATAAAAGTTATTGAAGGCGACCGTAAAAAATGCGAAAAGATTGCCGACAAGTACGAAAATGTACTGGTGATTAACGGCGATGGACGAAATCTGAATTTATTACGCGAAGAGGGAATTGAAAAAATGGATGCTTTTGTGGCAACCACCGGAAATTCGGAAACCAATATACTAGGCTGTCACCTGGCAAAAACATTTGGTGTTCGCCGAACGGTTGCCGAGGTTGAAAACCTTGCTTACATGAACCTTGCAGATAATATGGATATCGGTAGTATTTTTAATAAAAAACTGATTGCTGCAGGTTACATTTATCGTTTTACGCTAAATGCCGAAATCTCGAAAGTAAAATGTTTAACAGCCTCCGATGCCGAAGTTTTTGAGTTTATTGCCAAGCCCGGAGCGAAAATCACACAAAAATCGATAAAAGATCTTGACTTCCCCGACGAAGCAAAAATTGGAGGAGTGATTCGTGGCAATATGGGGTACATTGCCCACGGCTACACCCAAATTCAGGAAGGCGATAAAGTAGTTGTATTCACCCTTCCATCCGGCATTAAAAAGCTGGAGAAATTCTTTAAGTAA
- a CDS encoding NUDIX domain-containing protein: MGQFTIRVYGLVINNKKEVLLSDEFILSTKMTKFPGGGLEFGEGLVNALQREFKEECDGQEIENIRHFYTTDFYQKALFFNDAQLISIYYLVDLQQPLKFKISEKAFDFEIDSDKTQSFRWEKIKDLKDDDITFPIDKFVLNKLKATFFK; this comes from the coding sequence ATGGGGCAATTCACAATTCGGGTTTACGGACTGGTTATCAACAACAAGAAAGAAGTTTTGCTTTCGGATGAATTTATATTGAGCACCAAAATGACCAAGTTCCCGGGAGGAGGACTGGAATTTGGAGAAGGGCTGGTGAATGCTTTACAAAGAGAGTTTAAAGAAGAATGCGACGGACAGGAAATTGAAAATATCAGGCATTTTTACACCACCGACTTTTACCAAAAAGCATTATTTTTCAACGATGCTCAATTAATAAGCATATACTACCTCGTGGACCTGCAACAACCGTTAAAATTTAAGATATCAGAAAAAGCATTTGACTTTGAGATTGATAGCGACAAGACACAGAGCTTTCGCTGGGAAAAAATAAAAGACTTAAAAGACGACGATATTACTTTCCCAATTGATAAATTTGTTCTGAATAAATTAAAAGCAACTTTTTTTAAATAA
- a CDS encoding sensor histidine kinase, whose protein sequence is MEGAGTSEILMVYLIGTIGMLLLAGGIFFFFIAYQKKLLQKQLELNRMVQNQQEEIIKNTIQAQENERKRIARDLHDEVGAMLSVVKLTVGRIEKKIESGKTKELASETKTYLDDVILQVRRISRSLLPPSLEKLGLYFALEELADWVNKSDQLAIDCWKSGEQFRFDSKQELAVFRIVQELVNNAIKHAAASRISIDIRFTKQCVAVVVGDDGKGFLLEEKMQTGLGLRNLESRSEMANAKLKLKSLPERGTRAIIVLQANE, encoded by the coding sequence GTGGAGGGAGCAGGGACTTCGGAAATATTGATGGTCTACTTAATTGGTACCATTGGCATGCTTTTATTGGCTGGTGGCATCTTTTTCTTCTTTATTGCCTATCAGAAAAAATTACTTCAGAAGCAGTTGGAATTAAATCGAATGGTTCAAAATCAGCAAGAAGAAATAATTAAAAACACCATCCAGGCTCAGGAGAATGAACGCAAACGTATAGCACGTGATTTGCACGATGAGGTTGGTGCTATGCTTTCGGTAGTAAAACTCACTGTTGGGAGGATTGAAAAAAAAATAGAATCGGGTAAAACAAAAGAGCTGGCCTCCGAAACCAAAACTTATCTCGACGATGTTATTCTTCAGGTTCGCCGTATTTCTCGGTCGTTATTACCTCCGTCGCTTGAAAAGCTAGGATTGTATTTTGCGCTTGAAGAGCTGGCAGACTGGGTGAATAAATCAGATCAGTTGGCTATTGATTGTTGGAAAAGCGGAGAACAATTTCGTTTTGATAGTAAACAGGAATTAGCGGTTTTTCGTATTGTACAGGAACTGGTTAATAATGCCATTAAACACGCCGCGGCATCGCGCATTTCGATAGATATTCGATTTACAAAACAATGTGTAGCAGTTGTTGTTGGCGATGATGGAAAAGGATTTTTACTGGAAGAAAAAATGCAAACGGGACTTGGTTTAAGAAATCTTGAAAGCCGGTCGGAAATGGCAAATGCAAAATTGAAATTGAAATCGTTGCCGGAACGAGGAACCCGGGCAATTATAGTATTGCAGGCTAATGAGTGA
- the def gene encoding peptide deformylase — MKYPVTVYGDLLLRKKAKTIEKDHPKLDEIIENMWETMYYSDGVGLAAPQVGLSIRLFVIDASSGADEEPELEGFKKVFINPEIIETKGDEWTMNEGCLSLPEIREDVNRPDEVTIKYLDENFEEHTETYKGFAGRVIQHEYDHLEGILFVDHLSPLRKRLLKSKLIAISKGKVRPHYRIKIPK; from the coding sequence ATGAAATACCCGGTAACAGTATACGGAGACCTTTTATTACGAAAGAAAGCCAAAACAATTGAAAAAGATCATCCAAAACTTGATGAGATAATTGAGAATATGTGGGAAACCATGTACTACTCTGATGGTGTTGGTTTGGCTGCACCGCAGGTTGGACTGTCGATTCGTTTGTTTGTAATTGATGCCTCATCGGGTGCTGATGAAGAGCCAGAACTGGAAGGTTTTAAAAAGGTTTTTATCAATCCTGAGATTATTGAAACCAAAGGAGATGAGTGGACAATGAACGAAGGATGTTTGAGTTTGCCCGAAATAAGGGAAGATGTAAATCGCCCCGACGAGGTGACCATTAAATACCTCGACGAAAATTTTGAGGAACATACTGAAACCTACAAAGGATTTGCCGGCCGCGTTATCCAACACGAATATGACCATTTGGAGGGCATTTTATTTGTCGATCATTTATCGCCATTGCGCAAACGTTTATTAAAAAGTAAACTTATTGCCATTTCAAAAGGTAAAGTTCGGCCGCACTACCGAATAAAAATTCCAAAATAA
- a CDS encoding potassium transporter TrkG, with protein sequence MNLKIIFRVLGFLLFVEGIAMGIALLVALIYGEPDSSAFLISAGINLTIGGLIVATTSKAKKDIGKREGFIIVSMVWIVFSFFGSLPYVISSSIPSFTDAFFETMSGFTTTGSSILNDIEALPHGILFWRSITQWLGGMGIIVLSLAILPVFGIGGMQLFMAEVPGPTPDKISPRIKQTAKTLWVIYLTFTVAETLLLWVGGMTFFDSICHSFTTMATGGFSTKQASIAHWPSPFIQYVIIVFMFLAGTNFTLSYFAIKGKFSVAFKDEEFKYYSFFTLGFTALIFIGLLVSTEFGVEKAFRDSLFQVVTIITTTGYATADYLTWPPVLTMLIFLLFFFGGSAGSTGGGIKIMRIVVLLKNGYYELKRLVHPNAIIPVRFNKHSVDAKIVTNVLAFFIIYFVIFAISTVIFTLIEPDMESSMGAVATCLGNIGPGLGTVGPSENFYHISPIGKWFLSFLMLLGRLELFTVLVLFSPSFWKE encoded by the coding sequence ATGAATCTTAAAATCATATTCAGAGTACTTGGTTTTTTATTGTTTGTAGAGGGAATTGCCATGGGCATCGCTCTTTTGGTTGCTCTGATTTATGGTGAACCCGATAGCAGCGCTTTCCTTATATCGGCCGGAATAAACCTGACCATTGGCGGACTGATCGTTGCTACCACATCGAAAGCAAAAAAAGATATTGGCAAACGCGAAGGCTTCATTATCGTTTCGATGGTATGGATTGTTTTCTCTTTTTTTGGAAGCTTACCTTATGTAATAAGTAGCTCCATTCCCAGTTTTACCGATGCGTTTTTCGAAACCATGTCGGGTTTTACGACAACCGGCTCATCAATTTTAAACGATATTGAGGCACTTCCGCACGGCATTTTATTCTGGCGCAGCATTACCCAGTGGCTTGGTGGTATGGGAATTATCGTTTTATCACTGGCGATTTTGCCAGTATTTGGAATTGGTGGTATGCAGTTGTTTATGGCAGAAGTTCCGGGACCAACACCCGATAAAATCAGCCCCCGAATAAAACAAACCGCAAAAACACTTTGGGTAATTTACCTCACATTTACGGTTGCCGAAACGCTGCTATTATGGGTTGGAGGAATGACCTTTTTCGACTCTATTTGTCACTCGTTTACCACCATGGCTACCGGAGGTTTTTCAACCAAACAGGCAAGTATTGCACACTGGCCATCGCCATTTATTCAGTATGTAATTATTGTTTTTATGTTTCTGGCCGGAACAAACTTTACGCTCTCCTATTTTGCAATAAAAGGAAAATTCTCAGTAGCATTTAAAGACGAAGAGTTTAAATATTACAGCTTTTTTACACTCGGATTTACGGCCCTTATTTTTATAGGCCTTTTAGTTTCTACCGAGTTTGGTGTTGAAAAAGCATTTCGCGACTCCCTGTTTCAGGTTGTTACAATAATTACAACCACAGGATATGCCACGGCCGATTATCTTACCTGGCCACCGGTGTTAACCATGCTCATCTTTTTGCTTTTCTTTTTTGGCGGTTCAGCCGGATCAACAGGCGGAGGAATAAAGATTATGCGAATTGTTGTGTTGCTTAAAAACGGGTATTACGAGCTAAAACGGTTGGTTCATCCTAATGCTATTATTCCTGTACGTTTTAATAAGCACTCAGTTGATGCAAAAATCGTTACCAACGTGCTGGCATTTTTTATAATCTACTTTGTAATTTTTGCAATCAGCACCGTTATTTTTACACTGATTGAACCAGATATGGAATCGTCGATGGGAGCTGTAGCTACCTGTTTGGGAAATATTGGGCCGGGCTTAGGAACTGTTGGTCCGTCGGAAAATTTCTACCACATTAGCCCAATCGGGAAATGGTTTCTATCATTTCTAATGCTGCTTGGCCGACTGGAGTTGTTTACTGTTTTGGTGCTCTTCTCTCCATCGTTCTGGAAAGAATAA
- a CDS encoding L-threonylcarbamoyladenylate synthase, whose protein sequence is MLLRLYNENPNPRDVRKVVEVLRGGGVIVYPTDTVYGIGCDITNQKAVEKVARFKGIQVEKSNFSFICSDFSHLSDYTKPISSHIFKLIRKNLPGPFTFILNANNNVPRYFKGKKKTVGIRIPDNNIIREIVSELGNPILSSSVHDDDEILEYTTDPELIHEKFAELADMVIDGGFGELVPSTIVDCTSDEPILVRQGKGELEF, encoded by the coding sequence ATGTTGCTACGCTTGTATAATGAGAATCCAAATCCCCGCGACGTAAGAAAAGTTGTAGAGGTTTTGCGCGGAGGGGGAGTAATTGTGTATCCAACCGATACGGTTTATGGAATTGGTTGCGACATTACCAACCAAAAAGCAGTTGAAAAGGTGGCGCGTTTTAAAGGCATTCAGGTTGAGAAGAGCAACTTTTCATTTATATGTAGCGATTTTAGCCACTTGTCGGATTATACCAAGCCAATTTCGAGTCATATTTTTAAGCTCATTCGCAAAAATCTTCCCGGTCCGTTTACCTTTATTCTCAATGCGAACAACAATGTGCCAAGGTATTTTAAAGGAAAGAAGAAAACGGTAGGAATCCGAATTCCCGATAACAATATTATTCGTGAAATAGTAAGTGAACTGGGAAATCCAATCCTTTCATCGTCGGTGCATGACGACGACGAGATTTTGGAATATACAACTGATCCGGAATTGATCCATGAGAAATTCGCAGAACTGGCTGATATGGTTATTGATGGTGGTTTTGGCGAATTAGTACCTTCAACCATTGTTGATTGCACATCGGACGAACCAATTTTGGTGCGCCAGGGAAAAGGGGAATTGGAATTTTAA